The sequence gagagTAACTGTGTTGGTGCAACATAATGATGCATTAATCAAATTCCTGATTATTGATCAGTTTATAATCTGTATCTAATTGATTTAATAATgattaataaatattaattgataacagatttgattgatttgtgtAAACAGACATATTAAAGAAAGTCTGTCCCCGTCTACAGGACACTCAGTTGTCAGGGTGGACAGATACCTGAGTGAGACAGGTATCTGCTCGTCCATCACGGTGGACAGGTAGAGGACAGACAGTGGACCGATAGAGTAATTGTTGACTGTGTCgtgtttagttttatttatcaatAATAATCAGCTGGTCACATGATTCCTGTTTCATTAATCAATgaactctgccccccccccagtcatGTCGCTGTCGCCCGCCCTCCCCGACCTGTCTCGTCTCTATCAGACTGAGTTTGTTCGGAGCGCCCGAGCAGTCGGTGTCCTCTGGGCCATCTGCACACTCTGCTTCGCCATCATCCAGGTGGTCGTCCTGGTGCAGCCGTCCTGGATCGGCACTGCTGAAACCCGGCACCAGGGGGCGCCCCGCGGCACCCTGGGACTGTTTGAGGTGGGAGGCCTACACACATGATTAATCACCTGTAacctttacatttttctgtccctgtgtgtctctgtctgttggaCTGTCTGTGTCCCTGTAAACCTGTGTCCCCATatgtccctgtctctctgtcaggtgtgtgtggagTCAGACTGGCCGGTCCCAGACTGTCGTGGCCGTCTGTCCAGCCTGTCTCCTCTACCGTCCTTCCAGTCAGTGGCAGTGTTGGTGGGTGTGTCCCTGTGGGCCGTGTGGACcagtgtcctctgtctctgtctcttccgGTTCTGCAGCGCTGCAACCGTCTACAAGATCTGTGCCTGGCTGCAGCTCACAGCTGGTCAGtcccttctcctgcttctcagtCCATCTGTGGTAAAGACTTATTGGAGATGTAGTTTAGTGAAGAACATGTGGTTAAAAGTTTCTACAGTGGGGACATAATAATGAGGACACTTGAGAGACAGACATCCACTAACAACTGTGCCTCTacctgtctgtttctctgcctgtctctctccccctttacatctgtctctctatctgtctgtctgtctctcagggtTCTGTCTGGCGTTGGCTTGTCTTCTGTTTCCAGACTCCTGGGAGAGTCCAGAGATGAGATCTCTGTGTGGAGACTCAGTGAGTCACAGCACTGATCAGTACTGATTCTTGTATTGATTATTGCtagattttatttaatgtttcattttcacaACAATCAAAAAAGATAAAATTATCAGTAAATGTGTGTTGTCAGTGGTTGATCCAGTAAAGATCCTGGATAGATCCTGTATAGAGCCTGGATAGATCCTGTATAGATCATGTATAGATCCTGTAAAGATCCTGTATAGATCCTGTATAGATCCTGTATAGATCCTGTATAGATCATGTATAGATCCTGTAAAGATCCTGTATAGATCCTGTATAGATCCTGTATAGATCCTGTATAGATCCAGTATAGATCATGTATAGATCCTGTATAGATCCAGTATAGATCATGTATAGATCCTGTATAGATCCTGTATAGATCCAGTATAGATCATGTATAGATCCAGTATAGATCCTGTATAGATCCTGTATAGGTCCTGTATAGATCCTGTATATATCCTGTATCGATCCAGTATAGATCCAGTATAGATCATGTATAGATCCAGTATAGATCCTGTATAGATCCAGTATAGATCCTGTATAGATCCTGTATAGATCCTGTATAGATCCTGTATAGATCCAGTATAGATCCTGTATAGGTCCTGTATAGATCCTGATGCTCTTGATCCCATGTCTCCAGGTGGGCAGTTTCTCTCCAGGGAACTGTTCCGTGCACTGGGCCTACATTCTCGCCATCCTGGGGGTTCTGGATGCCGCCATCTTGGCCATGCTAGCGTTCGTCCTCGCCAACAGGCAGGACGCTCTGTTGCCGCCAGACGCCAAGGACGGTGAGCAGGGGTTTCAGCAAGGGGCGGGGCTTAATGTGAACTACACCGACACACCTGTGCCTCCAGTTCCATTGtaacagtgtgtttgtttacagtgaCCACAGGTCTGCTGATGTCAGCGTGATGTCACCAGGTGAgtctcttcttcctcagctgTCATTTTatcttcacacaaacaaataataatttttcatcttcgtcttcttcaGGTCTTCAGCTCTCCTCCTGTTCCCTCCATCATTACTGTCCCCTGGTCTCCTGGAAACCACCTCCATCTTCTGCTGTCAGGGTTAtaaaaatgggggggggggggggggggggggggggggggggggggtctgtcaaCCTCATCTGCTCatgttgtgtgtgggtggagtcagtcagagaggaggaggagcctcaACATGGCAGCTCTGTAGTGAAGCCACAAACGGGACAGCACAACGTGTTGACGTAAGAGCCGAGCTGAGTTTAAGCTGAGTTGTATCCACGGTGTTTGTACTGAGAGGGAAACACCtgctaatgctaagctaactaaTGACATCAGAATCATCAGAATCATTTGAGGTGGGTTATTGTCGTAGGTTCGTCACATTTGATTCAAAACGTTTCACTTCTGTTGACCGTTCTTCACGTGATCTACTTGTAGCATCAGATATTAGTGAGCTAATGTTAGCTTGGTTCAGTTAGCATACCCGACAGCTCCACCCGCAGTTAGCGGCTGTAAATATTCAGAAACTGATCTCTAGTTTAAATTAAGCGATGACAAAACCTCACTTCGTAAACCGATGTTAGCATGAGGCTAAGTGTGGACGAACATCGACTCCTGAACCTTAAACAAATAGTCTGACATGTATTTATTCTTCTTGTTCTTTGTTTCTGAGTCACATGTTCAGAtgattcagtttaatatctgttGATCTTAGATTAGAACAATATCTTGAACAGCGTTACAATTTTATATTGAGTGTTTCAAACAGTCAGTGCATCCGATAGAATGTCTCATATACAATAGCTGCCAGTCAAAATTTAGTGATTGTTAGCATTAGCTTTATTATTAGAGGTAAGACTCTGTCTGATGTTCACGCTGTAGCATGTTGACTAGATCCAGCTAGCTTAGAGTTAGGCAGCGCTCCATTAAACCTCGGAGCACGATTATGGAGAAGGCTGCTCCGTATATCAACAGTACTGAAAGTTGAAGTTTTTACTGTTTAGCAATTCTGTCATTAAATGTGTCGTACACATAGTACTGTCCAGTTACAGTCTGTGGACGTTCTACTACGATGTTAATATCCGTGAAATGCAGCGTAATGCATTTTTATGAACTGTTTCTGTTAACAATTGGTAGCTGGCTAACGTAAACATGGTTCCTGTGCAACTGGAACTCGCTAGCTTTAGTTTAGCGTTTGTCTCTGGGTTAAGTTTGCATAGCATAGCACAGCTGACTTGACTACCATTTAACTTCTGGGTCCAGTTAGCATAGCATTAGCTTCAGGATCGGCTAGCTTCTCTGGGATAACCTCCTGGTGATCTAATTATACGATGAACTGTTCTAAACAATGCTAACCTCAGAGGGGAAACTGGCCTGATAATGTGACTCTGGAGAAAACACAGTGTGTCATAACTTTCCTAAAATGTTcgcttgacctttaaccttaaaGCACATTAAGACGTAGCTCAGTTCCTTTCACTGAGTCGTCCAGActcagcagcagtttgtggTTTATTAGATGACGTCGTTGTTAGTATTTTGTTTTCAGACTCTGATCAAGTTCATGTGAtaattgtgtttgtgagaaaagtcgtctttaaataaacagactGGAAACGTTTTCATTCGGTTTCGCTATCGACAAAATGTTATTTCATAATTTGCGTGTTTGACTTGATAGTTTCAGGTGAATGATAAATCATCTTTCGATCGACTTGTATCGAACCAAACCTCCGACCAATCAGGTCATGTGTCAGTGATCATGTGACGTCAGGTGATGCTCGCGACAACCAGAAGCGACAAACTGTTAGCTACGCTACTCGACCGGCCATGGCATCAACATGAGGTTTGGTTCGATGTGAGACTATCGATTGCTTTTCCTGGTGTCCTGGATGTTTAATGTGAATTTTCTGCAGTCGAATATAATACTTTGAAAATTTGAATACTGAAATGCAGttgcaaaaaatacaaatgcataatttttacgtaaaaaaaaactccttgctaGAAATTCAAAGGctttaaaatgtctaaatctGATGTGATTGATTAATTCcatagtatgtgtgtgtgtgtatgtgtgtgtgtgtgtttgtgtgtaaatacGAGCAGAGAGGAGTTTTTGGTGACACTGACTTTATTCATGAgataaaagtttttattttaacagcaGACACAACAGTGATCACATGACAGAGCTGTTGCACACAAGCTGaagaacataaacacaacaaccaaTTAAAGAGCTGATGAGCCGTTGCCATGGTTACCATCATTGTCTATCATCGGTCTGTCtttttcagagacacacagatgatGAGTGGACATGTGGGCGGGGTCAAGGTCAACTCCCAGAGGGCATTGCTGCAAACAGTGTTATTAGTTATAGTTTTAAAGAGGCTCAGGGAGGATACTAAAGCTCATCACCATGAGACAGCTGCTGAGGCTGATGGTCACTGTAGTGTTTCATATCTGAAGCTGTTTCTACAGccgttttttcttctttcaaactAAActtaattcataatttaaactTTAAGTTGAATTTTGACATATTTCTCTGATTTGATCTGTGAACCATGACCTCAGCTTCTTTCTGGAAACCTTTAGAAAAACCTTCTGATActttactttaatttaaaagtaaatttttgacacagtttttcaaaattttccattgaacagagagaaaatctgattgtttgtgtttcactctTTAAATCGCAGTTTGCAGCTTCAACTACATGATGATGTCACAACTCTGACCTTATGATGTCACAAATCTTAGATGTTTTCATGAAACATTCAGGAAACGTTTAGGAAATATTAGATCAATAGGACAAGAGGTCATGACCTGTGAGTTATCAGTCGTGAAAACTCAGAGGTCACATTtagccccccccctcatttAACAACGAACGActggttatgatttattttgACCTAAAGcagcaaaaaacatttttacataaacagAAATGAGAAACTTAAAGAACGACAAAATattcctcctttcctctcctcctctcctcctctcctcctctcctctcactccctcaTGTAATTCACAATCTGATCGATCAATATTTGGGGGTCATAATTCATGGCGGCTCTCCTCCGGCGCCTACGAATCCCATGATTCAGTTCTTCCTCTGCTGCGGTTGCCATGGTGTCAATGCGTTTCATCCTCTGCAGCCCAGCGGTGAGGGGGCggagtttctcctcctcctcctcctcctcctcctccagcctcttcaCCCTGAGGAGTGGGGGGTCATTGCTAGGTGATGGAGGGGTCAGGTCTTCAAGGGAACGGCGAGTTCTCTTGTGGGAGGAGCTAATGGGTTCAATCGAGGTGACGGACAGGTCTCTCCTCGCTCGGCGACCTGAGGTCACCGGGGCGTTGTTAGGGCCGATGCTGGACAGTATCCTAGCAACCATCCGTCTGGTGGAGGAGACAAGCAGAAATAAAGTTTGAgtgaatattttattattaaagttTTGCTTCTGTGGAATTTGTAAATGAAGATGAGACTTGTTATGAAAGCAAAAGTAAAGGTTAAGTTCGGAGTAGACACTTCCTCCCAATCAGCCGATCGATTGATGTATTGATCACCTCAGAGTGTCCTGGTCTCTGTTGAGTCCTCGTCCTGTCTGTTGGACTTTctcctgtctcgctctctccaGCAGGGTCTGAACCAGCTGGGGCTCCATCCTGTCAATCACAATGACAGTTATTGAGCGTCTTATTATTGATCATCTCTAACGCTGACAGgtctgtcctcacctgtccaccAAGGTCTGAGCCAGCTGGGGCTCCAGGAGGCCCCACCATGCAGCCTGGGGCCTCCCCATGCTCATACCCCGCCCTGTATCATCATAGTCTGCGGGGACCTGGCCCTGGAAGTCCCCAGGGGGCATctgatcctcctcatcctcttcttcctcaacaACCGCCATGTCTTCCGGGCCGACCAATCCCACGCTCTCTGCCTCATTCAGGAGGCGTAGCAGAGCGGCCAGGTAGGCTGAGGAGACATGTGATTGGCTCAAtatgatattaatattattaataataaaatgtctcCAAACTCTTTACATATTGAAAATATATTCTCTCTACATATAAAATTGTAACTAGCATAAAGTGAAAACTCTTTTACCTGCTcgctgctcctcttcctgttccctCCTCTGGTCTCTGTCCACCAGTCGCTGCAGGGCCTGGTTCAAGCCCCTCCCCTTCCAGTCATCTGATTGGTAGTACAGGTCATTGGCCCCGCCTCCCCCTTGTGTGTAAGGATATGACATCATTTGCTCCTCATAGGGCAGCAGGGCTCTGCGCTGGCGTCTGACTCCACCCACTGACAAGTCCAGGTCACGCCCCCCTCCATGCGCTGCAGGTAGAGGCTGAAagaacaggtcagaggtcacagggatCAACAGCTGTTTATAGagagtgcgtgtttgtgtgtgtgtgtgtgtgtgtgtgtgtgtgtgtgtgtgtatttctatcTATAGTTATCAGGACCAATTTTGGTTTGATAacatcttagtgaggacattttgtctggTCCTCACAAACTAAATAGATTTAGGTTAGAATTAGGCAGCAGTAGTTAGAAGTTAGGAGCCAGGgaaaagcatgtgtgtgtgtggttgtgtgtgtgtgtgtgagtgtgtgtgtgtgtgtgtgtgtgtgtgtgtctgtgtgtacgaTTGTGGCAGGGACCAGGGAGATGTGCTGTTGCCATGGCAGTGTAACGAGCTGTTCTGTTCCTGCCTCCACTGATGTGATCGGACCGTGTGTGTTGGTGGGCTTGTTTTGATTCCTGGTGGGGACTCGTTGAGTTACTGATCAGAGTTAGTTATTGATCAGAGTTGGTTATTGATCAGAGTTAGTTATTGACTAATAACTTGCTTTTTCAGTGAGCCAGCAGCTTAAAAATTGACTCGGCAGGTTAAGCAATGACTCAGCAGTTTGATCAGTGACTCTGCAGTTTAAAGAGTGACTCAACAATTCGAAACAATGACTCAGGACGTCAGAGTCTCTGGATCCGTGATGGAAGTCATTACCCTGCAGATTATAAACTGCTGTGTCATGGTCCCCTCTGTGGCTGCTGTCGTTAACAGATCAGGTGAAAAGTGAAGCaggttttttccattttctgttgtttgtctgAGATAAACAGAAGCAAACAGAGTCCCTGAGCTCGGACTCTGTGATTTATGGCTTTAATATCTCACAGACGCAGCAGCTCAAGGTTTATGATGTGGAGCTCCCTCTCtacagaaggaagaggaggaggtcatAATGAGTCTGAAGAGCACTTTCCTGCAGGAATCAGACCTGTGTAGATACATGTCAATCCatgaaatataaacatattaatatataaaatcCTGGTTCAGGAAAGATGTCGGACTTCATGGATAAATACTAGAATAATAGTATTGTTAGGTTTTGT comes from Pleuronectes platessa chromosome 6, fPlePla1.1, whole genome shotgun sequence and encodes:
- the lhfpl4b gene encoding LHFPL tetraspan subfamily member 3 protein; this encodes MSLSPALPDLSRLYQTEFVRSARAVGVLWAICTLCFAIIQVVVLVQPSWIGTAETRHQGAPRGTLGLFEVCVESDWPVPDCRGRLSSLSPLPSFQSVAVLVGVSLWAVWTSVLCLCLFRFCSAATVYKICAWLQLTAGFCLALACLLFPDSWESPEMRSLCGDSVGSFSPGNCSVHWAYILAILGVLDAAILAMLAFVLANRQDALLPPDAKDVTTGLLMSA
- the pcsk1nl gene encoding proprotein convertase subtilisin/kexin type 1 inhibitor, like translates to MAYLGYLLLSTALIHTAQPLPAAHGGGRDLDLSVGGVRRQRRALLPYEEQMMSYPYTQGGGGANDLYYQSDDWKGRGLNQALQRLVDRDQRREQEEEQRAAYLAALLRLLNEAESVGLVGPEDMAVVEEEEDEEDQMPPGDFQGQVPADYDDTGRGMSMGRPQAAWWGLLEPQLAQTLVDRMEPQLVQTLLERARQEKVQQTGRGLNRDQDTLRRMVARILSSIGPNNAPVTSGRRARRDLSVTSIEPISSSHKRTRRSLEDLTPPSPSNDPPLLRVKRLEEEEEEEEEKLRPLTAGLQRMKRIDTMATAAEEELNHGIRRRRRRAAMNYDPQILIDQIVNYMRE